The genomic DNA GTCCAAATAAAGGTACATGATATGGTAAGGTCGTAGGTAGTCGTACTCGTAGCATGGTCGACGTCAAGACGTACGTTCACTGCAGCTGGATCATTTCTGGCAAATTTACATCCTTGGtcgtcgttgagggcgccaGTCTGACACACATGACGTGTGAGGCATGCATGACAGGTGTCTGCCACAACAGTAGATTATACACTTGACCACATAACTTCTAAATGTTTTGTTCCCGCAGGTAGCATATTTGGATCGTAGTTAAGATTTCTTATCTACTCCTGAACAAGTCCTGTGGTCATTCATCTGGAGTGTCATGGGGATGAAGGTGTCTCAGAACGTCACCTCCATGTTCAGCAATAACTAGCTGCAAcctttgttttaaatttgataatttaaaaaaaaaggtttttgaGCCTTTTTTctgttccgatgtttaactggaaaACAAACACTACAATTCCTGCTGGGCAAATAGACGGATATGCATGGCAGATCTGACTCATAAAGTTGGGTAGTACGATTGTTCTGCTAAAATTACACCTTACCTACCCCAGTTAAACATTGGAGGGGGGAAAAAGCTCAAAAACAGAAAAAGCTACTCAAACTTAAAACAAATGCtaaaattattgcagctaagcACTAACATATGCACTCTGAAAAGTTTCCCACTTCTGTCACAGAATGTCTGCAAACATAGACTGCCATCTGTTTTTCTGAAATCTGAAATTTTTGGGTAATGATGTTTGCAGTCAATTTGAATTTATAGACCTTATAAATGTGATAACATGAACCCTTCTCAATTTAAAATTAGCTACTGCTGTGGGCATGTGATGGTGATTACATACAAAACTGAGATAAGTATGGTCTCAAATAAATTTAGATAACATGAGtcatattgtattttttatgaatattgttATAGCTTTATTGTCTAATTACTATCATGATAATTCCCATTGCAAATTTTCTAATTACACTAAATATTCTTGCATGCATTGAAGTGATTATCACTATGTTTCTTGAATCATTTTTCTTACAATTCCAGTACATACAGCAACAACCTGAtaaaaaatcattaatattaaagtttCTCATCACTGCTAGCACCtgacatgtatgtgtaaatttGATTATAATTTGATGAAGTCAATTTCTATTTATTCACTATTAGCATTACCTGTGTTTTTATTCTACAACTGTCCTGtgtattttacatgtttttgtcTTGATTaccaactgtagagggcagcaGACAACGACCAAAATGTGAGCATGCAACAAAAAGGAACATTTCAAGCAAAAGAGTAATACTAATGCCtaataagaaaaaaattgtgtggttttgATTACACTCAGTTTTAGAATAagtggtaggtagattttttattttattttattatttgtatatttgtaagagtctagttcaggttgttatgttttccattgtattccatatggtctctgtgctattggtttcttctcatcagatgtactgCCATTAcggattggaagaacagttttatattgtctttttaagctgatgtcagtttccgcatccactatttctggtgagacttcacaattttcgtgattttagtattattttctcaaatatgtaaaaaaaagtttagggtcggcagtgataaactaggtggggtcaggtaaccacacaacttttttttaggcctaaccaCAATCCCTATGGACCGAGTGCTAAACATGAATAAATAGCCATCattcggattttaatcagattagtGCATATCTCCGACTATTACTATGAAATGTTATACCATCCTAGAGCCAAGATGGATACCTTGTTGTCATAACAACTAAAACATGGCTGACATGATTGCAATTATACTTGATCTGACTTATTACATATGGATTAGTTCATGTCCATTCAGCAATCAtgtgatgaataaataaattccaATATATCGATGAGACATCAGTAACTAAACTATTTTGTCTCACACTGCTAATTCTATATTGCtgtgaaataaatacaaatattacatggaCAAACTACGTATTTACAAGTTTCAGTTTATGTAATAAATGAAGATATAATATTTCAGATATAGACAGAAGACAGACATTTTGtgttcaataaaatatattactatggtaacaattACAAGTACATGTCTGAAATTACAAATTGTTACCAGCACACAAGTACTTTGCATAGACACCACTAGAGTGTAAATTGCATACAGCAAAACTATTAACAATTTGACTGTATTTGTAAATTAGCTCACACTCAAATTTCAACCTGAAATATAAACTGTgaaaaaagtaatttttagcttgcttgcttgttacatgtataaccaGAAATGAGACAAGATTCATGCAAAGACATCAAAGTCTAAACACCACAGGAGCTCTGATCTGTGTTTACTGTTAGAACACTGCATGTCATAACATTTAGTATGACTGTTACTGTTCAATTATAACTCCTACagaatataaacaaactgatttGAGAGGATTGGGTGAACCAatattgtatcagttgtatcagaaagttgtattgtatttttgtctttgcatgaagtcAATTCCTTGGCTAAATTcattcaaacaaacacactggtGATTGTTCACAGAGTATATCCTCAATTTtctaatcaattcatatttttaaaaaagagtCATGTTGAGTCAATTCATTAGAGCACCTGTACTTAATTCTATATTTCTCATCAGAGACCTTGAAAATGATGGGTCAGTCggttcaaaataaaataaaatgaaatatttatatgttCATATTTAAAACTATACTAacactttatttgaaattgttcCATCTTTCTAATTAGCTCAATTTTCTGTTTACTAATtcttgatggtactgtgtacactaaACTGAcatccatgtgtaaacagtacaGATAAATGTCTCATATCTTTCAATACTCCATTTTCTTGTTCCAAAATGCATTGCATGAGAGGGCGTCacctatgttgttacgtttAGTCTAGTTTTGTCTTTATTAGgtttgaaataaacattttcattgtgaaatgatggaaagatgTGTTGAAGACTTAATTATGAGTGATTtcatagaacaaagactaaacacatCAATGTGTGAGAAtaattttacaggtgaaccctGGGtgcagtcaggtgacaaccacccCTGAGTAGCATGTGCAAACCCCTCTGCACGTACACAATACACGGCCTACTATGGAGAGACATGCAATGCATCTTTGAACCAGCAACAGGTTTATCGTTTGTTAATATACTGTAAATTTATGGATTACTGTTAGGATTTGATCATAAGACAATCATGTAGACTTCAGTGAGTATACTatttatgtaaaaaataaatatacaattatgCAAAACTAGTTAGCTACAGCTGCTGTGATGTAAATCTAGAATatggatattgtaatatctTCTATCATCTTACTTGTACTCTATAAGTTAGTTTTAACAATATAGAgaggttgtcttggtaacaaaATAAATTAGACACCAACAAATCTTTAGGCAATACTAATCATAATATGAATGTTAATATGAATTTCATAGCACATTCATATCTCCTCATACCGATAAATgctaaataaatatacattcccTGGACTTCAAAGAAGAAGACTTGTTATGACTTACATTCTATGATTCAAATAGTGGAAATTAGTATCACCTCTATTGTATAGgaattttgaacaaaacatgATTGGACTGGGCTTGTTCGTTACTCATACTGAAATGCCATTACTATTAATTACTCTTAATTATTCAAGATTAGGATGTCGAGTTGCTAACGACAACCATACAGTTGGCCAGCCCCACCTTTAATTGTAAGTTTTACTCCACTTCTCTTATAACTGCACACAATGAGATTTTTCAAATAAGAACTTGCTCAGAACTGTATAAAGATCAAAAGGTAAGCAAATATAGACCTTATTTGcattaattttgcatttttttgtcATTCTCTTGTTTACCAATAATTAAGATACTTGGATACAGAACACCAATCTTAGTAAAATATTGGGTTTTGGTTTTAAGATATCTAAATACAACTGCAGGGATTTAATTGCACTGGATTAACTTGATTAACCATCTAAGAGAATTAAGACTAACCTAATCACCTGAAAGTTTATCAGCAAATTACTTTTAGTTTAATTAACACCTTTTAtgtcatctttattttatttcatttatcagGTCTTTTCTGCATGTTTATCTTACGAGTttaactgtacatatatttcattttgccAATGCATTTATTTTAGATTATTACTGCTCagtgcttttgaatatttttataatagggataataaatgttaaaatgttatttcagtCAGCTTCACCTGACATATCTGAAAGAGTGTCAGTGTCTGCcacaaatttaattttgtcttttttattgTACTATGGtatgataatgaaaatatgcTGTCAATTACCAATACAAAGTACTACTCTTTCAAGTtccctcaataacaatcatgttGTTTTCCACAATAAAAGTGCTGATATCTATTGATTAAAGCAACAACCTAAACTTGTCATGGTTGACTTTgatagtaaatgtatttgttacaTCTAGTCTTTTGGTGAACGCTGCCTGTTTTTGCTGTAAACAGATACATATTTTGCAGTAAATGTAGTTAGCATGTGCAATTTTTAACAGATACATATTTTACTGGCCTTTTTGATTGGAAGACACATACTGCCAAACTAATCAATTTGTCcttatatatatctatattacatgtatgtatatcaatatctaAATAAACATTGTGCATGACACATACAGTTTCAGAGATGTCAGCTGGATTATGCAGCAAGTGAATATCTCACGAATATCAAACCTTTCCTTTGTCTAGGACAGATATCGCAAGATATCAAGTTATGACGTGAGTGTCTTGCATGTTTTAACCTTTTAAGATTCCAGCAACTGCTTAAGCCAAACTGGCTGTGAAAATGGCCATTCACATTCCCATGGGATAGTACCATCAACATTACATTCAAAGAAAGTAAACAGGGGGAACCATACTCTGGTTCGTTTGTCGCCATGATGAAGTGCACGGTTGTTTGCCAATGAGTGATAATACAGGAAGAGTCTGGAAGTGATGTAGAATGCTACAAAGACATCAATAGAATAGTGTTCATGTGCTGCTAGGATGAAGAAGATGCCAAAGATATTCATCACCCATGATGCCGTGTGAAGAAGGTTGTAATTCCTTGGAGTATCTGTgaagaaaatatcaataataatataataataataataatttatttacaaagcGTCAGTATCCACAAGACGCTGAAAGCaaatcatacaatacaaatatcagttaaaagcagttttaaaaagtaaagttttaacattGGATTTAAAAGCAGATAAGTTAGGTGACTGACGGATGTTGAGTGGGAGATTATTCCAGAGAGTGGGAGCAGCAACACTAAAAGCACGATCACCATATGTCatattgatgatgtcatgatttTAAATCATGGGTACAAGCCGAGTTGACACGTTTGGGAATAAATTATGCtgtatatttataatgtattcACAGTATTGTAATTACTAGAGTACACTTAGCTACCATATGTAATTCACTgaacctggtatcaagatatcATTTGTAAATAATCTGATAAAGTAATTGATCATACTTCTCACAAATGTTCTAGAAacccctactatgcaatcaactgtctTAACTATGCCAGGAGATGAACATAATGTTATAGAATGCATGCATTGATCAACATTAACATCATTTTAGTTTCATCCAGGTTATTACGTttgtatgtaagtattttcatttgtgtaaaacatttaaaaattcAGCTTACGCCACTTTACAATGAATACTGAGCATTTAAAAATGTCGTTTTACGGAAAAAGTGAGTGTTTTTGTGTTTATAGTTTAAACCATTATGTTAGTATGAGGTCTTTATtatacactatattccataGCTACACTTTTGTTAAAGTCCTGTTAGCTAGACCACTTTTTTCATACACTTTGATATTTAAATTCAcatcattcatattttcattacattattgTTGTGTATGATCTAACCCTATCACTATCCTAGGTTGattgtttatttacattgtttataaatgGATTAAAACCCAAGCAGCCATCTCTATAAAAGTGAATATATGATTCATAGAAAAGATTGAAAAGGCAGCAAAAATGACACTGACACGTGCTGGAACTTAAAACTGCAACAGTATTATCTGTATCTAGATTTTAAGTTGAACTCATTGTTGTAAGTAGGTGATAACAAGTACTTTATGTATGACAAGGTCAATGGGATTGGAAACACTTGACTTTACTTACATTCTGTGATAAAGAAGTTAAGTGTAGTAACAACCACAGTATGGCCACTGAACATATAATCACCGCAAGTATTAACACCAGTCAATGACATACCCATTCCTATACAGATCTCAAGTGTTCTTATCAACTTAGACCACAAGTCATCATAGATCTGaaaaaaaacagaaacatgAAAGACTGCAAATGTAAATTATGTGACAACCCCATGACACATGAGtacaagtgtggtgtacttggggtatttaataataataatgttgggttcttatatagcgctttcccactccgtgctcaaagtgctttacaattattacccctggctcggatcagaacggcacaatggctctttagtcttcctcaactccccgggcagcatacaatccattgcagctgtttaagcgcataggattaaagccttcacattgcaacctacatcctaccaggtccccaattatacagctgggttgactgaggcacagtcatggttcaaatcttgcccaaggactttagccactcagaaacaaactgtaggcagcgacagggctcgaacctgcaacctgtagattccaagccagtcatgCTACCATTCACCAATCATGACTCCACTATGagtatgtatgagtgtatgagtgcttgcagtgttctctgtggcagtaaCTTTCATgagtgaaaatacagcagaaaacacttcAAGTAGGAGTGCAAGtactcctgagtacccacactgtcACTCACACAGttgtgttattattacatgtttataggaaacaacaaatttctgtgACAGTTGATGCGATCACAGGCTTTGTGTAGAATGACCTatcacatcctcatttgcatagaggtatgcaataatgtttttggtattacaCTGCAGTGAAATGTACTATTCATGGTGGTTGATTTATAAGTTCCTGATTGTCTGGCATTATTGAATTTGGAGGGGAGCCTCAGGTGGAGGCAAATAACATGACTTGGGAGCCTTGAACAATATGGAATATGATTGTATAtggccaatctgattaaaatctcaGGTGGGAGAACAACTCGATTGCTTTATGTATCTCTATTTCCTTCCTAGctattgttgtttattttcattttgttgttccaGGAGTGAGGAAGGTGCTCACTCTcagaacaaaaatatcaaaaacatgcACAATATATGAAGGAAAGAGtggtaaataaagcaatctTGCTATACTTGcacgtcagattttaatcaaattgacattttatgtaCCTATGAGAAACGAAGAACTAAATCCATCTTTCCAAAATATCTGAATTCATTAACATTACCTTGCCAGAGCACTGAAGATGGACCCCAGGAACTGAGAGTGATGTCATAAACATGGTAGCACATCGTAATAGAAAGATAGTGCCAGTCAAACTAAATAACCTCCTCAGTATAATCAACCTGGAAAAAAATCACAAGAAAATTTTACTCTAAAATTACAAGATACATTAGTGaagttaataatgataatgCAGTTTTAATGATCTGTCTCAGTTTAAGATTAAAATTTAGATgaaaacagttatctggcagACTTTATTGGTCCTGTATAAAAACAAGGTCATTTCTAATCCTTATGCTATGGCTATACTGATTAGATCAAGCTCCAATGTAGCATTGCCGTAAAAAGGTCACCATcacttataataataatgactggtttttatatagcgcttttcCACTCTGTGCTCAGAACGCTTTACAAtcattacccctggcacagatctatagtggcacaacaacCCTttatttcctcaactccctgggaagcatacaatccatacAACACTTCTTCCTGTTGCATTTTTCAGTAGGGGCAATATTGGATTTGTTGCAAGACTATAGCATTCATAAACGATAAGAATTGTATTAAGGGCagatttataaataaatgatacaaaatttgaataacTATTTCTGGCTGGTGAAATTTCTATATCACGAGAACAAGTTTTCGTAAGGTATGTACAGGAATACAGATTACTGGTTGACATACAATTAcgtaacatgtatgtatatttgtatacaaaGGTATGATTATAGTATAAACAATGGAAGGGAACCCTACATTTTCTGATTATACATGGCACACTAAGAGACATACAATAGATGCCTTGTCAGTGCACAAGTGTTTGCCATCAAAATTATACCCCTGACATtgtatttacaaatatgtacatgtagttaacatTTTGACGCTGCtcattttgaaaccaatgataTTGCCTAACACTTGAACTACAGATCACATATTGCCACTGTTTGAATCTGTCAGTTTATTGACTGATCAAGTATGTGGATTTAATGAAAAATGTAGTTTTCAATAATAGTGCTGTTTTCTAAGTCTCTGTAATGATAACAGTTATAACTTGTTTATATGCAGACTGCAGGATATTGTGTCATTATTGACATTCTTGCAAACCGTGAATTTACTATGAATGATTACAAGAATAAACACAATAGCAAATCTTTTAGTTTAGCAACTATAATGATCTATTGATTATATACAGTGGAAATACCTGTAaacaatctacatgtacattacaacatGTTGATTCAAAGAATGACAAGAAATAGCACCAATGCAGCACAGCCCAAAATCAGGTCAGTCTGCCGAATAGTTAAGGAATTTATggtttttaaaaccaaaaatcacattttttgatactaaatacacatttctgatgtgatcatttaACATCTGACCAATTTCCATCTACACATCGTAAGTAATGTCACCACCAAATACCAATGCAattggtctggcagtttttgacttcaagttgttcacatacatacaaacacacacatcagcacacacacacacacacacacacacacacacacacacacacacacacgcacacacacacacacacgtcagcacacacacaacacatcagaacacacacatacagacacacaacacatcagcacacacatacacacatatcagcacacacacatgcacacatacatacatacacacatatcaacacacatacacatatatcagtacacacatacacacatttgctaTGCCTCAGCCACACTACTGAACTATCTACAATGTAagggttcagttgtgctattagaaaaatatttcaagaaatacTGATATAATGTGTACTGTACCTGTGTTTATGTAGCACCAATACTATTGTTAGAATAGTTCCAAGAATAATACCCACAGCTTCACAAACTTTGAAAGCCCAGGGTATATGTGGTAGATTATCTAGTACAATATCTGGTAAAGGTGGATATTTGTCCATGTCTGGAACTCTGTCATGCACTACAGTCATTACAAATGAAGTCAATAAAAGTGCcgaaacaaaatacacaaaactgatcacagttttttttctttccactttaaatttgtgtttattcCTTTCTCTTCTATAAGGAGAATGATTATAGAagtgaaattcattttcactggAAGCGTAATCTATAGATTCTGTGGAATCAAGTCTTTCAACATGGTGCCTCAATTCACTTCGTCTCCGGGCACGAGTATCTCTCTGATTTGTTGCCTGGTTACTAGTTAGTCTTTTTGAATTCCTACTATCCTTGTGGAGTCTTTTGATGGCAGTACTTAATTTCTTGATATCACCAAGTACTTTTAACTCTATTGGTGGCTTTCTCAGATCATCTTCTGTCAGGGACATCAACACTTCTCCATCTATCTTATGTTGGGAACACAGAGTGTTGATGTAACTATGGAAACCATTTTCATCTAACCATTTTGCCACCTGTTGTGTTGTCCAATCATGTGCATCACACACCATAATACTCATGATGATTCAAATTTGTATGcctgaaaaatcaaaatgaatactACAGAAATACAGATATGGTTgtatgaaatttgcataacaaaagaatattgacttgtaattcAATTTCTATTGTTCTCAAGAAATGATAGGGTGGAcatcaatgtacatttttttatggCAGTGggtaaaaatgattttaaaaaaattgtgtcattcATTTAGGAGAACATAGTATTCTGGTACATGATAGCattgtgtcactgtgtgtcaGTGGTATGTCATATATTGGCCTATAgtcatgcatacagacagagataaatacatgtaagttgtgacttgattctgacaatgtccctcaTCATCTGTTTTTAGACATTGTCATAATTGAGTCCCATACTCCGTCTGCAGGCAGAACTAATCAAGAAGGAGCACTGGCCATGTCATTTTATCCAGTCAAATTCATTTGGCaggaagtatatatatattacagtactTCATGAGTCATAGCCTAGGGAACTTTCAATAACGCATTTTTACAATATAATTGTATGACATATTAAAGCCATATTGAAAGAAACttacttacataaatttgaaatgaaagaaatatacatgtttGAATTTCATCCACATTGTTATTTTCCGGTCTGCAAATACAATATTAACGTCCGACGAATAAGAGGGATCTGTCATAAAACTTTTAAAAGACAGAATCTCGGTGGCAAATCATGAGACTGacccacagtcacttgtgaactaatattccatTGCCACAAACACCGGTAACGGTAccggtattttttgaatatcgtaaaacctataataacgtcattattttgtattatgatcatcctagactagaatatcaccatcctggaatgtAATATGAGTTCAAGTGAGGACTGACTCCCGGACGtggactgactgaccgaccagTTTGATGTGTCATATGTTTATACACACGTACCTGTCCTTGATGAGATGTTAAGTTGTTGGAAAACGTATAAACCTGTCTCTATCTTCTTCTCTCGGGGGAATATTCCAAGGTAATGCCGCCTTCCTTCCCAACCGGTCACTATGGTACCTCTAATTACTAGTAATAGGAGATCTCGCCGGCTTCCGGCCATAGTCACTTCCGTGTTCTGATAACGCCCTCAATAGTTGAACCGAACATTTACTTTCGTTATTATTTTGACCTTGATACCCTTGATTGACATCTACGGAAACCCGTTTATTTGTCAGAAGCCATTGACTTGTCCACCATTTTGGTTCCTGCAGTCAGGCGATTTCACGTGTGAAGGGTAAGACATTTAAATTTCACAGCATCTTTTCTCTATTGTTTCAAATAATAGATTGCAAATTGGCGGCAAAATGTGTTAATTGTTCTCACAAACCTCAATATCTCATCTGCGcctaaaataaaacacaaagaCGTAAATCTAAGTGCGTATGTGCCGGCAGTAGCGTGTACGTGCAATATGATTAACCGGTGATGTTGGCCGGCCTCTGATGATCATGATCGGCGTACCCATTCTTCGCCGTCTAGAAACGTATTGTGTATAACGCTAACGTGTGTTGAAATGTTGCTGCATCGCAATTTTAGTGAACTGTCCAACGCACGTAATCTATTCTGTCATCCGGCACAAATCTTTTTAGAGATAAATCCCCCAAAACGTGCGCAACCACCATTTCTCTGCCAACTATTCTGAGTGGTTTAACCCATGTGTGGCCTACTTTTCACATTGCTCAATGAAATAACAAAGGTTGATAACGGGTCAAACAcgtttgaaatgaaattgctACTGTTAAAGTCGAATATTGCTGCATTCGATGTGATGTTTCTGGTTGCATGGTCAACATACACACATTTGGGGTGTGTGCACGCGATGACGTAACGCATCCAAATCGTGGCATCAGACATTTGAAATTTCACCTTTGTCAAGCATTTGTAATTTATGCTCGTATAACTATCAATATTTAAGTAAATCTGAACGAGTTCTTTCCGAGTTGTGTACCCCCTTTCGCACCCATTATTGTCAATAGTATTAAATACTACTGCACTACACTATAAAGTGGGTTATTTTTTGATGCATTTCCTTATATTTTTACTGAGCTATTATTatagtaaattaaaaaatgttttggatGTTACTCACTTTCAAGTCTTAAAAGAATAAAAGTATTCATGGAGCCTTTAAAATTGTGTTTATTCTAGCTTTAACAAAGTCTTTTCATTAAGTAATACAGGGCTTgaattactgtaacagtagtcccatgtccacagactaccacttcttgtcatggggctaccataattttcagctggtagcccacttaggctaccactgattctgtgatggaagatttacatacagatatatttccaatagaggaacccaggactattggtcaccatccttagGGCCCCACTCGGACTACcatagaaaaaaaagttaattatcataccagtgtgtgtgtgtgtgtgtgtgaatttgaAATAGCTGATTGAC from Glandiceps talaboti chromosome 22, keGlaTala1.1, whole genome shotgun sequence includes the following:
- the LOC144452290 gene encoding sphingomyelin synthase-related protein 1-like codes for the protein MSIMVCDAHDWTTQQVAKWLDENGFHSYINTLCSQHKIDGEVLMSLTEDDLRKPPIELKVLGDIKKLSTAIKRLHKDSRNSKRLTSNQATNQRDTRARRRSELRHHVERLDSTESIDYASSENEFHFYNHSPYRRERNKHKFKVERKKTVISFVYFVSALLLTSFVMTVVHDRVPDMDKYPPLPDIVLDNLPHIPWAFKVCEAVGIILGTILTIVLVLHKHRLIILRRLFSLTGTIFLLRCATMFMTSLSVPGVHLQCSGKIYDDLWSKLIRTLEICIGMGMSLTGVNTCGDYMFSGHTVVVTTLNFFITEYTPRNYNLLHTASWVMNIFGIFFILAAHEHYSIDVFVAFYITSRLFLYYHSLANNRALHHGDKRTRVWFPLFTFFECNVDGTIPWECEWPFSQPVWLKQLLES